The following coding sequences lie in one Steroidobacter denitrificans genomic window:
- a CDS encoding glycosyltransferase produces MSASSMAAQTTPREKLPAVHMFWHGSWLSRLERLCMNSFMANGHTLLLHTYEPPKNVPPGVTLVDAAETLAQKYLFRDKRHNSVAAFADWFRFRLLYRQGGIWADTDVVCLKPLNYGRAELFAWETLTTINVAVLGLPAGHELAAWMLECWDHPNRWLSYDSGRMKRRKLLRRLRPGDTRPHIRWGEFGPRGFTHAVRHLGYENLALPFWHFYPVHYQNWHTIFDDSLRDNPMLTQASSALHLWNEMTRRARGFDKNAPFPGDSLFERLCARYLRSDDSGTNSSR; encoded by the coding sequence ATGAGCGCCTCATCGATGGCCGCTCAGACGACACCCCGCGAGAAACTGCCGGCGGTGCACATGTTCTGGCATGGCTCATGGCTTTCGCGCCTGGAGCGCCTGTGCATGAACTCGTTCATGGCGAATGGGCATACGCTGCTGCTGCATACGTACGAACCACCGAAGAACGTGCCGCCCGGAGTGACGCTCGTCGATGCCGCCGAGACCCTGGCGCAAAAATACCTGTTTCGCGACAAACGCCACAACTCGGTGGCGGCGTTCGCGGACTGGTTCCGCTTCCGGCTGCTGTACCGTCAGGGCGGCATCTGGGCCGATACGGACGTCGTCTGCCTCAAGCCATTGAACTATGGGCGAGCGGAGCTGTTCGCCTGGGAGACTCTGACGACGATCAACGTGGCCGTACTCGGGCTGCCCGCCGGCCACGAGCTCGCGGCCTGGATGCTCGAGTGCTGGGATCATCCCAACCGCTGGCTATCGTACGACAGCGGACGCATGAAACGTCGCAAGCTGCTGCGGCGCCTGCGGCCCGGCGACACTCGCCCGCACATTCGTTGGGGAGAATTCGGCCCGCGTGGTTTCACGCATGCCGTACGTCATCTAGGGTACGAAAATCTGGCCTTGCCCTTCTGGCACTTCTATCCGGTGCATTATCAGAACTGGCACACGATCTTCGACGACAGCCTGCGAGACAACCCGATGCTGACGCAAGCGAGTTCTGCGCTTCATTTGTGGAATGAGATGACGCGCCGAGCACGCGGTTTCGACAAGAATGCACCCTTCCCCGGCGACTCGCTATTCGAGCGACTATGCGCACGATATCTCAGAAGCGACGACTCAGGGACAAACTCCAGCCGCTGA
- a CDS encoding class I SAM-dependent methyltransferase, whose protein sequence is MNAVEEATRCPLCAHARSIRLATLDAAVLREEYLRSFKIHIRMDVERIDYLHCTACDLRFFEPLAAGDADFYRQLQAIPWYYREQKAEYDIAAHHIRPEDQVLEVGAGKGAFSRHVRCASYLGLETSPDAIEIAAREGVRLLQEDLQTHASRHVGEYDVVCAFQVLEHVPQVCSFLESARDCLRSGGRLLLAVPSEDSFANIDFWDILNMPPHHVTRWSDLSLRNAARQLGLSVVTIEHEPLADSHVSWYARIVAEYGMALRSGPEPHLLDPRLRGWLVRRGAKIGAALLRPALRNPVLRPIGHAVVAVFERAPA, encoded by the coding sequence ATGAACGCCGTAGAGGAGGCGACGCGCTGCCCGTTGTGCGCGCACGCGCGCAGCATCCGGCTTGCGACCCTCGATGCTGCCGTACTGCGCGAAGAATATCTGCGATCCTTCAAGATACACATCCGGATGGATGTCGAGCGCATCGATTACCTGCACTGTACCGCCTGCGATCTGCGCTTCTTCGAGCCGCTAGCCGCGGGTGACGCCGACTTCTATCGACAACTGCAGGCCATCCCCTGGTACTACCGCGAACAGAAGGCGGAGTACGATATCGCGGCACACCACATTCGTCCCGAGGACCAGGTACTGGAAGTGGGCGCCGGCAAGGGCGCGTTCTCCCGCCACGTGCGCTGCGCCTCCTATCTGGGCTTGGAAACAAGTCCCGATGCCATCGAGATCGCCGCACGCGAGGGTGTACGGCTGCTGCAGGAGGATCTGCAGACTCACGCGAGTCGGCATGTAGGCGAGTATGACGTTGTCTGCGCCTTCCAGGTGCTGGAGCATGTGCCTCAGGTGTGCTCCTTCCTCGAAAGCGCGCGTGACTGCCTGCGCAGCGGTGGACGATTGCTCCTGGCCGTGCCCAGCGAGGATTCGTTCGCGAATATCGATTTCTGGGATATCCTCAACATGCCACCGCATCATGTCACGCGCTGGTCGGATCTGAGTCTCCGCAACGCAGCTCGCCAGCTCGGGCTGAGCGTGGTGACGATCGAACACGAACCGCTGGCCGACTCCCACGTGAGTTGGTACGCGCGCATCGTCGCCGAATACGGCATGGCCTTACGCAGTGGGCCGGAACCCCACCTGCTGGATCCGCGGCTGCGCGGCTGGCTGGTGCGCCGCGGAGCGAAGATCGGCGCTGCGCTCTTGCGCCCCGCATTGCGCAACCCTGTGCTGCGGCCGATTGGACACGCGGTCGTGGCCGTTTTCGAGCGAGCGCCCGCATGA
- the hemL gene encoding glutamate-1-semialdehyde 2,1-aminomutase, with the protein MSSFTDAARHIPGGVNSPVRAFRAVGGEPIFIERAGGALIHDEHGRSYIDYVGSWGPMILGHAHPEVIRTVQERAALGLSFGAPTRIETQLARKIGELMPSIELVRMVSSGTEATMSAIRLARGYTGRDKIVKFAGCYHGHSDSLLVKAGSGALTFGVPTSPGVPKELAAQTLTLAYNDAAEVKQVFDAVGGQIACIIVEPVAGNMNCVPPAPGFLETLRSVCDQHGSVLIFDEVMTGFRVALGGAQALYGIKPDLTTLGKIVGGGMPVGAFGGRRDIMEQIAPLGPVYQAGTLSGNPVAMAAGLKTLELIGEPDFHTRLAQTTTQLVEGLAEAARDAGVAFSTNHVCGMFGLFFTERAPRSFTEVMASDADRFRRFFHAMLREGVYLAPSAFEAGFVSIAHTQEHIAETVRAAQAALQCMNTA; encoded by the coding sequence TTGTCTTCATTCACCGATGCCGCTCGCCATATTCCCGGCGGCGTGAATTCCCCGGTACGCGCCTTCCGGGCCGTCGGCGGCGAGCCGATCTTCATCGAGCGTGCCGGCGGCGCGCTGATCCATGATGAGCACGGCCGCAGCTACATCGATTATGTAGGCTCCTGGGGACCGATGATTCTCGGTCATGCGCACCCAGAGGTCATCCGGACGGTACAAGAACGTGCGGCTCTGGGCTTGTCGTTCGGCGCGCCTACCCGGATCGAAACGCAGTTGGCACGCAAGATCGGTGAGCTGATGCCGTCGATCGAACTGGTGCGCATGGTCAGCTCCGGCACCGAAGCGACCATGAGCGCGATTCGCCTGGCACGCGGCTATACCGGCCGCGACAAGATCGTGAAATTCGCAGGCTGCTATCACGGTCACTCGGACTCCCTGCTGGTGAAGGCGGGATCCGGCGCGCTGACCTTCGGCGTACCCACCTCACCGGGTGTCCCCAAGGAACTCGCGGCGCAGACACTTACGCTCGCCTACAACGATGCCGCCGAAGTGAAGCAGGTGTTCGATGCCGTGGGCGGGCAGATCGCCTGCATCATCGTCGAACCCGTCGCCGGCAACATGAACTGCGTGCCGCCCGCGCCCGGATTCCTGGAAACACTGCGCTCGGTCTGCGACCAGCACGGCAGCGTCCTGATTTTTGACGAAGTGATGACCGGTTTTCGGGTGGCGCTGGGCGGAGCGCAGGCGCTGTACGGCATCAAACCCGACCTGACCACGCTGGGCAAGATCGTCGGCGGCGGCATGCCGGTCGGCGCCTTCGGCGGACGCCGCGACATCATGGAACAGATCGCCCCGCTGGGTCCGGTCTACCAGGCAGGCACCCTGTCGGGCAACCCGGTCGCCATGGCCGCGGGCCTGAAGACCCTGGAACTGATCGGCGAGCCCGACTTCCACACCCGTCTCGCCCAGACGACCACTCAGCTCGTGGAAGGCCTCGCCGAGGCCGCCCGCGATGCCGGCGTCGCGTTCAGCACCAACCATGTGTGCGGCATGTTCGGACTGTTCTTCACCGAGCGCGCACCGCGCAGCTTCACCGAGGTCATGGCCAGCGATGCGGACCGATTCCGGCGCTTTTTCCATGCCATGCTGCGCGAGGGTGTATATCTTGCGCCCTCGGCGTTCGAAGCGGGGTTCGTCTCGATCGCCCACACGCAGGAGCACATCGCCGAAACCGTTCGCGCCGCGCAAGCCGCGCTGCAGTGCATGAATACGGCATGA
- a CDS encoding TraB/GumN family protein — protein MKVADLCATLVFLWLLAAIPMPRGAMAHPALPMPAPEVTMRIATFPHHALAHASAPAASRHAEHEPQHTLWSVKGRRNTLYLLGSIHFLPPDEPLPAAIEAAYAQADRLVMEIDIGNLDLQDMQQSLLELGLLPPGRSLEQQLGPQAHAAVATAARELELDPALLNPLRPWLAAMTLIQQHFARRGLESRAGIEQRLAARARRDQKPVTGLETLRQQLSYLANLPETLQIEFLMYSVADFERMDRDLDELLSAWRQGDIQTLERLLAEGFAAYPELYRPLTIERNHRWVTDIEALLEDEQDYLVIVGALHLVGPESVVALLRSRGHVLQRH, from the coding sequence ATGAAAGTAGCTGACCTGTGCGCCACGCTCGTATTTTTGTGGCTGCTGGCCGCCATTCCGATGCCGCGTGGCGCCATGGCGCATCCGGCACTGCCGATGCCGGCTCCTGAAGTCACGATGCGGATCGCGACCTTTCCGCACCACGCCCTGGCCCACGCCAGTGCCCCGGCTGCATCCAGACATGCAGAGCATGAGCCGCAGCATACATTGTGGTCGGTAAAAGGCCGGCGCAACACCCTCTATCTGTTGGGGTCGATCCATTTCCTGCCGCCGGATGAGCCGCTACCTGCAGCCATCGAAGCCGCCTACGCCCAAGCCGACAGACTCGTCATGGAAATCGACATAGGCAACCTCGACCTCCAGGACATGCAGCAGAGCCTGCTGGAGCTGGGTCTGCTGCCGCCTGGCCGCTCGCTCGAGCAGCAATTGGGGCCGCAGGCTCATGCAGCCGTCGCCACAGCCGCCCGGGAACTAGAGCTGGATCCGGCACTGCTGAACCCTCTGCGTCCCTGGCTGGCTGCCATGACCCTGATTCAGCAGCATTTTGCCAGAAGGGGGTTGGAGTCTCGAGCCGGCATAGAGCAACGCCTGGCGGCTCGGGCGCGGCGGGATCAAAAGCCCGTCACGGGTCTGGAGACCCTGCGGCAGCAGCTGAGCTATCTTGCTAATCTGCCCGAGACACTGCAGATCGAATTTCTGATGTACAGCGTCGCAGACTTCGAGCGCATGGATCGCGATCTTGACGAATTGCTATCGGCCTGGCGCCAGGGGGACATCCAGACCTTGGAGCGCCTGTTGGCGGAAGGCTTCGCAGCCTATCCCGAGCTCTACCGGCCTCTCACGATCGAACGCAATCACCGTTGGGTGACGGACATCGAGGCGCTGCTGGAGGACGAACAGGACTATCTAGTGATCGTCGGCGCGCTGCATCTGGTCGGGCCGGAGAGCGTCGTGGCGTTATTGCGCAGCAGGGGCCACGTGCTGCAACGACACTGA
- a CDS encoding metallophosphoesterase codes for MSSRLKEISVKMPSVRLLQFTDMHLFGDDAARLRGIASLPSLQAALADARRRCPRPDGILLTGDLVQDDPQGYRWIRELFADSPVPVLCLAGNHDLPGPMRTALAQAPFQLGGHQAFGPWRVVMLDSQVAHQAGGRLGKQQLTALDSLLHLPDQDHVLLCLHHHPIRMHSNWLDQVGLSDADEFLALVRKHTNVRGVLWGHVHQSLDHFIGGVRFMASPSTCAQFLPGSPDFSIDDRPPGYRLLELMPDGTIATEVCWLEDAARSNAA; via the coding sequence ATGTCCTCCCGACTCAAGGAAATATCCGTCAAGATGCCTTCCGTCCGCCTTCTGCAATTCACCGACATGCACCTTTTCGGCGATGATGCGGCACGCCTGCGCGGGATTGCCTCACTGCCCTCGCTGCAGGCTGCTTTGGCCGATGCACGCCGGCGCTGCCCGCGACCCGACGGGATCCTGCTGACCGGCGATCTGGTCCAGGACGATCCGCAAGGTTATCGCTGGATCCGCGAGCTGTTCGCGGACTCACCGGTACCCGTACTGTGCCTGGCCGGCAATCACGACCTCCCCGGCCCGATGCGTACGGCCTTGGCGCAGGCGCCGTTTCAGCTCGGCGGACACCAGGCATTCGGACCCTGGCGGGTTGTCATGCTGGATTCCCAGGTGGCGCATCAGGCCGGTGGACGCCTGGGTAAACAGCAGCTCACCGCCCTGGACAGCCTGTTGCACTTACCGGACCAGGATCACGTCCTGCTCTGCCTGCATCATCATCCGATCCGAATGCACAGCAACTGGCTGGATCAAGTCGGTCTGAGCGATGCGGACGAGTTTCTGGCCCTGGTACGCAAGCACACTAATGTTCGTGGTGTCCTGTGGGGCCATGTGCACCAGTCCCTGGACCATTTCATAGGCGGCGTGCGATTCATGGCCTCACCGTCGACCTGCGCCCAGTTCCTGCCCGGCAGCCCCGACTTTTCGATCGACGACCGCCCGCCCGGCTATCGCCTGCTGGAACTGATGCCGGACGGCACGATCGCCACCGAAGTCTGCTGGCTGGAAGACGCGGCCCGAAGCAACGCCGCCTGA
- the tkt gene encoding transketolase, translated as MSRRRQLANAVRVLAMDAVQKANSGHPGMPMGMADIAEVLWNDHLRHNPGDPQWWDRDRFVLSNGHGSMLLYALLHLSGYPLTLDDLRAFRQLGSHTAGHPEHDPQRGIETTTGPLGQGLANAVGMALAEKMLAASFNRPGFDLVDHHTWVFLGDGCLMEGISHEACSLAGTLQLGKLIAFYDDNGISIDGQVQGWFTDDTPRRFEAYGWHVVPNVDGHDPAAIEAAIVAAKQQDRPSLICCRTIIGYGAPNKQGTEATHGAALGVEEVAAARQKLGWVWEPFVIPEDIRSGWDARERGARRQAQWNDLFARYKLAFPGPAAEFERRMRGELPDGWSAVVEEYVAQVAQSGGSLATRQSSQQALNAYGPVLPELFGGSADLTGSNNTNRKDSRAVTGEDASGNYLHYGVREFGMSAMMNGIALHGGLIPYGGTFLVFSDYARNAMRMSALMKQRVIYVMTHDSIGLGEDGPTHQPVEHLPSLRLIPNMTLWRPCDGTETAVAWAAAIEWRDGPSCLALSRQGLPAQPRSAEQLANIKRGGYVLQDCKGMAQVILIATGSEVALALEAARQLTQDGKRVRVVSMPSVCVFERQDEAYREQVLPGGVECRVAIEAAVPDTWWRYVGLRGAVIGMTSFGASGTAQDLFRHFGFTTECVVRRVTELLA; from the coding sequence ATTTCCCGTCGTCGGCAGCTTGCCAACGCCGTCCGTGTTTTGGCGATGGATGCGGTTCAGAAGGCCAATTCCGGACATCCGGGCATGCCGATGGGAATGGCCGATATCGCCGAGGTGCTCTGGAACGACCATCTGCGACATAATCCGGGCGATCCGCAATGGTGGGATCGCGATCGGTTCGTGCTGTCCAACGGACATGGCTCGATGCTGCTGTACGCCCTGCTTCATCTGAGCGGCTATCCCCTGACCCTGGATGATTTGCGCGCATTTCGCCAGTTGGGTTCCCACACGGCGGGACATCCCGAGCATGATCCGCAACGAGGGATTGAAACCACCACGGGCCCGCTGGGCCAGGGCCTCGCCAATGCCGTGGGCATGGCATTGGCGGAGAAAATGTTGGCGGCAAGCTTCAATCGTCCTGGTTTCGATCTGGTGGATCATCATACCTGGGTGTTTCTCGGCGATGGCTGTCTCATGGAGGGCATTTCTCACGAGGCCTGTTCTCTGGCCGGCACGCTGCAACTGGGCAAGCTGATTGCGTTCTACGACGACAATGGCATCTCGATAGATGGCCAGGTGCAAGGCTGGTTCACCGACGATACGCCGCGACGTTTCGAGGCCTATGGCTGGCACGTCGTACCGAATGTCGATGGCCATGATCCTGCTGCGATCGAAGCCGCCATCGTTGCGGCAAAGCAGCAGGATCGGCCCAGCCTGATCTGCTGCCGGACGATCATCGGCTACGGTGCACCCAACAAACAGGGTACCGAGGCCACCCATGGCGCCGCGCTGGGCGTCGAGGAGGTCGCAGCGGCCCGTCAGAAACTAGGCTGGGTCTGGGAGCCTTTCGTGATTCCGGAAGACATCCGCAGCGGCTGGGATGCCCGCGAGCGCGGTGCGCGGCGCCAGGCACAATGGAACGATTTGTTTGCCCGCTACAAGCTTGCATTTCCCGGCCCGGCTGCGGAGTTCGAACGGCGCATGCGCGGCGAACTGCCTGACGGCTGGAGTGCGGTGGTCGAGGAATATGTGGCACAGGTGGCTCAGTCCGGCGGCAGTCTGGCGACGCGCCAGTCCTCGCAACAGGCGCTCAACGCCTATGGTCCGGTGTTGCCCGAGCTGTTTGGCGGCTCGGCCGACTTGACCGGCTCCAACAATACGAATCGCAAGGATTCCCGCGCCGTCACCGGCGAGGATGCAAGCGGCAATTACCTGCACTACGGCGTGCGTGAGTTCGGCATGTCGGCCATGATGAACGGTATCGCCCTGCATGGCGGACTGATTCCGTACGGCGGCACCTTCCTGGTTTTTTCGGACTATGCACGCAATGCCATGCGCATGTCCGCGCTCATGAAGCAGCGCGTCATCTATGTCATGACACACGACTCCATCGGCCTGGGCGAGGATGGACCGACACACCAGCCGGTGGAGCACCTGCCCAGCCTGCGCCTGATTCCCAACATGACGCTGTGGCGTCCCTGCGACGGCACGGAAACTGCCGTGGCCTGGGCGGCGGCAATCGAGTGGCGTGATGGGCCCAGTTGCCTGGCTCTATCCAGGCAGGGCTTGCCCGCACAGCCGCGCAGCGCTGAGCAATTGGCCAATATCAAGCGCGGCGGCTATGTCCTGCAGGACTGCAAGGGTATGGCGCAGGTCATATTGATCGCTACGGGCTCCGAGGTCGCTCTGGCGCTGGAGGCCGCACGGCAGCTGACCCAGGACGGCAAGAGAGTGCGGGTCGTATCGATGCCCAGCGTCTGCGTGTTCGAAAGGCAGGACGAAGCCTATCGAGAGCAGGTATTGCCTGGCGGTGTGGAATGTCGCGTGGCCATCGAGGCGGCAGTACCGGATACCTGGTGGCGCTATGTCGGACTACGCGGCGCGGTCATCGGTATGACGAGTTTCGGCGCTTCCGGAACGGCGCAGGATCTGTTCAGGCACTTCGGATTCACCACGGAGTGCGTGGTGCGCAGGGTGACCGAACTGTTGGCATGA
- the gap gene encoding type I glyceraldehyde-3-phosphate dehydrogenase, which translates to MPIKVGINGYGRIGRNVLRALYEAGRQNEIRIVALNDLGDAGTNAHLTQYDTAHGRFGGEVRVEGDSMLVNGDRIRVLAERDPAKLPWGELGVDVVLECTGLFTSKAKAAAHLTGGAKKVLLSAPGGKDVDATIVYGVNHELLKSSYTVVSNASCTTNCLAPVAKVLNESIGIVSGIMTTIHAYTNDQVLTDVYHSDLRRARSATMSMIPTKTGAAAAVGLVLPELDGKLDGFAVRVPTINVSLVDLTFVAKRATSVAEINEAMRAAATGPLKGVLAYTDAPLVSIDFNHDAHSSTYDATLTKVMDGTLVKVCSWYDNEWGFSNRMLDTTAAWSKAG; encoded by the coding sequence ATGCCCATCAAAGTTGGAATCAATGGCTACGGTCGCATCGGTCGCAATGTGCTGCGTGCTTTATACGAGGCCGGGCGCCAGAACGAAATCCGGATCGTGGCACTCAATGATCTGGGTGATGCGGGAACCAATGCACATCTGACGCAATACGATACCGCTCATGGCAGGTTCGGCGGCGAGGTCCGGGTGGAAGGTGATTCGATGCTCGTCAACGGCGATCGCATCCGTGTTCTGGCTGAGCGTGATCCGGCCAAGCTGCCCTGGGGTGAGTTGGGGGTGGATGTCGTGCTCGAATGCACGGGCTTGTTTACCAGCAAGGCGAAGGCCGCAGCTCATCTGACGGGTGGTGCGAAGAAGGTGCTGCTTTCCGCGCCGGGCGGCAAGGACGTCGATGCGACCATCGTCTATGGCGTCAATCACGAGCTGCTGAAGTCCAGCTATACTGTCGTGTCCAACGCATCCTGCACGACCAATTGCCTGGCGCCGGTTGCCAAGGTATTGAACGAGTCGATCGGCATCGTGTCGGGCATCATGACGACGATTCACGCATATACGAACGACCAGGTGTTGACGGATGTCTATCATTCCGATCTGCGTCGCGCGCGTTCCGCCACGATGTCGATGATTCCGACTAAAACCGGCGCTGCAGCAGCCGTCGGTCTGGTCCTGCCGGAACTCGATGGCAAGCTCGACGGTTTTGCCGTACGGGTGCCGACGATCAATGTTTCGCTGGTGGATTTGACCTTCGTCGCGAAGCGTGCAACCAGCGTTGCGGAAATCAACGAGGCGATGCGTGCAGCCGCCACGGGACCGCTCAAGGGGGTCCTGGCCTATACCGATGCGCCGCTGGTGTCGATCGATTTCAACCATGATGCGCATTCCTCCACCTATGATGCGACCCTGACCAAGGTGATGGACGGCACTCTGGTAAAAGTATGCTCCTGGTACGATAACGAATGGGGATTCTCGAACCGCATGCTGGATACCACGGCAGCGTGGTCGAAGGCCGGATAG
- a CDS encoding phosphoglycerate kinase gives MPILRMTDLDLRGKRVLIREDLNVPVQGGKVSSDARIRAALPTIQSAKDAGARVLVMSHLGRPEEGVYDEEFSLAPVARRLGELLGFKVRFEKDWLDGVECADGEVVLLENVRFNRGEKRDSDDLARRMAALCDVYVMDAFGTAHRAEASTHGVARHAKVACAGPLLMNELIALETALEKPKRPLIAIVAGSKVSSKLTLLESLLGKVDRLIVGGGIANTFLAAQGINIGKSLVEAEMIDIAKGLLKLAHERSADIPLPTDVVVAEEFAATAEADVKAVDTVAADEMILDIGPDTAERFARMLNDAGTIVWNGPVGVFEFDQFGEGTRVIAQAIARSPAFSIAGGGDTLAAIEKYRVEGDISYISTGGGAFLEFLEGKKLPAVAILEKRAS, from the coding sequence ATGCCCATCCTTCGCATGACTGATCTCGATCTGCGCGGCAAGCGGGTGTTGATCCGCGAGGATCTCAACGTGCCAGTGCAAGGCGGAAAAGTCAGCAGTGACGCCCGGATTCGTGCGGCGCTGCCGACGATCCAGTCAGCTAAGGACGCCGGTGCCCGCGTGCTGGTGATGTCTCATCTCGGCCGTCCGGAGGAAGGTGTCTATGACGAGGAATTCTCGCTCGCTCCGGTTGCTCGGCGCCTGGGGGAGTTACTCGGCTTCAAGGTGCGTTTCGAGAAGGATTGGCTGGATGGCGTAGAGTGTGCTGATGGGGAGGTCGTACTGCTCGAGAATGTGCGATTCAACAGGGGTGAAAAGCGCGACAGTGACGATCTGGCACGCAGGATGGCCGCTTTGTGCGACGTCTATGTGATGGATGCCTTCGGTACTGCGCATCGTGCCGAGGCGAGTACGCATGGTGTGGCGCGTCACGCGAAAGTGGCCTGTGCCGGTCCGCTGCTGATGAACGAACTGATCGCGCTGGAGACTGCGCTGGAAAAACCGAAGCGGCCACTGATCGCCATCGTGGCCGGTTCGAAGGTGTCCAGCAAGCTGACGTTGCTGGAAAGCCTGCTGGGCAAGGTGGACAGATTGATCGTCGGCGGAGGCATTGCCAATACGTTTCTTGCCGCACAAGGCATCAATATCGGCAAGTCGCTGGTCGAAGCGGAGATGATCGATATCGCCAAGGGATTGCTGAAACTTGCGCACGAACGTTCTGCGGATATCCCCTTGCCGACGGACGTGGTCGTTGCCGAGGAGTTTGCCGCTACCGCCGAGGCGGACGTCAAGGCGGTCGATACGGTGGCAGCCGATGAAATGATTCTGGATATCGGACCGGATACGGCGGAGCGTTTTGCGCGCATGCTGAATGATGCGGGTACGATCGTCTGGAACGGCCCGGTCGGGGTGTTCGAGTTCGATCAGTTCGGCGAAGGTACGCGGGTGATTGCTCAGGCCATTGCTCGTAGCCCGGCTTTCTCGATCGCCGGCGGCGGCGATACGCTTGCTGCCATCGAGAAGTATCGGGTCGAAGGCGATATTTCCTATATTTCCACCGGCGGCGGTGCCTTCCTGGAGTTCTTGGAGGGCAAGAAACTGCCGGCGGTCGCGATTCTCGAAAAACGAGCGAGTTAG
- the pyk gene encoding pyruvate kinase, translating into MRRTKILTTLGPASDDPKVLADLLRAGADVVRINFSHGEPQAHVERVKRVREIAGQVGKLVAILGDLQGPKIRIERFAAGRVFLNEGDPFTLDVSLDAKSGTEKAVGVAYKGLPRDVAAGDLLLLNDGQIVLEINEVDGPRIHTRVITGGELSDNKGINKQGGGLSAGALTDKDRADIKLAAELGVDYLAVSFARDGDDMEEARGLLRRAGGHGFLVAKIERSEALANLERIILASDAVMVARGDLGVEVGNAELTGLQKHIIAVTRKLNRVAITATQMMESMIHNPIPTRAEVSDVANAVMDGTDAVMLSGESAVGKYPVKAVEAMAQVILGAEKYESLHSPVRHRGGDNLLEKTDQAIAMAVMYTANYLKVKAIVALTESGSTPLWMSRIRTDIPIYAFTRHEETRRRVLLYRGVYPVSFDITHTNVQAAYTDIFRLMLREKMVEEGDRIILTKGELTGVAGKTNAMKILEVRA; encoded by the coding sequence CTGCGCCGAACCAAGATTCTGACGACGCTCGGCCCGGCAAGTGATGATCCGAAGGTACTCGCGGACTTGCTGCGCGCGGGCGCTGACGTCGTACGAATCAATTTTTCCCATGGTGAACCCCAGGCGCATGTGGAACGCGTGAAGCGGGTCCGCGAGATCGCCGGCCAGGTCGGCAAGCTGGTCGCCATTCTGGGCGATCTGCAGGGACCGAAAATTCGCATCGAGCGCTTTGCCGCGGGACGGGTATTCCTGAATGAGGGCGATCCCTTCACGCTCGATGTCTCGCTCGATGCGAAATCGGGAACGGAGAAAGCCGTCGGCGTGGCCTACAAGGGCCTTCCTCGCGATGTCGCCGCCGGTGATCTGCTGCTGCTCAATGACGGCCAGATCGTTCTGGAAATCAACGAAGTCGATGGTCCACGCATCCATACCCGGGTCATCACTGGCGGTGAATTATCCGATAACAAGGGTATCAACAAGCAGGGGGGCGGTCTTTCGGCCGGTGCGCTGACCGACAAGGATCGCGCCGACATCAAGCTGGCCGCAGAGTTGGGGGTGGACTATCTCGCGGTTTCATTTGCCCGCGACGGCGATGACATGGAAGAGGCCCGTGGCTTGCTGCGCCGGGCGGGTGGTCATGGTTTCCTGGTGGCAAAGATCGAGCGCAGCGAGGCGCTGGCCAACTTGGAGCGCATCATTCTGGCCAGCGACGCCGTCATGGTGGCGCGCGGCGATCTGGGAGTGGAAGTCGGCAACGCCGAGTTGACCGGCTTGCAGAAACACATCATTGCAGTGACCCGCAAACTCAACCGCGTGGCGATCACGGCGACGCAGATGATGGAATCGATGATCCACAATCCGATTCCGACTAGAGCGGAAGTATCGGATGTCGCCAATGCGGTGATGGATGGGACGGATGCGGTCATGCTTTCGGGCGAAAGCGCTGTCGGCAAGTATCCCGTCAAGGCGGTCGAGGCGATGGCGCAGGTCATTCTGGGGGCCGAGAAATACGAATCCTTGCACTCGCCTGTACGCCACCGAGGCGGTGACAATCTTCTCGAGAAGACCGACCAGGCGATTGCGATGGCAGTGATGTACACGGCCAATTATCTAAAAGTAAAAGCGATCGTCGCCTTGACGGAATCGGGTTCCACACCGCTGTGGATGTCGCGCATCCGGACCGATATTCCGATCTATGCCTTCACTCGCCATGAAGAGACACGTCGTCGGGTGCTGTTGTACCGTGGGGTGTATCCGGTGTCCTTCGATATCACCCACACCAACGTCCAGGCCGCTTACACCGATATTTTTCGGCTGATGCTGCGCGAGAAGATGGTCGAGGAGGGAGATCGCATCATTCTTACGAAGGGTGAGTTGACGGGGGTGGCGGGGAAGACGAACGCAATGAAGATATTGGAGGTTCGCGCCTAG